The genome window TAAAAAAAATTTTATAATAAGATGAATTTGTTTTGTAATTTTTTGATGGACTAAAAAATGTACGAACTTTTAAAGGTTTATTATAATATGCAATTTAATAAAATTCATCTCGAATTATTTTGGGCATTCGCAATTAATGTTTTTTTCTCAGTAATTTCTATTGTAGTTATTTATTTTTTAACAAAATGGTTCATTTATTTTGTTAAAAAAACAAACGAAAAAGTACAGAAAATAGATCCTACATTACTCCCTATTACTCTCACTGTAATAAAGTATGCCTCTTTTGTAGTTTGCGTTCTTGTCATTTTAAATATTTTTGGGGCAAATACGAATGGGATCATTGCTTTTTTGGGTGCAGCAGGCGTTGGTGTCGCTTTGGCATTGAAAGAAACTTTACAAAATATTGCTTCTGGAATTATGTTAATTTTTTTAAGACCTTTTCAAGTTAACGATTATATAGAATCAAACACAAATATTGGAACAGTCCAAGAAATAAATTTATTTACTACTACATTAAAAACTCCAGATGGACTATTTCTCTTTGTTCCAAATAGTCTTTTATGGAATTCTTCGATAAAGAACTTTACCAGAAATGGTACAAGACGTTTGGATATCAATGTTAGTATTTCGTATGAAAGCGATGCCGAAAAAGCAAGAGAAATTATTCTTAATTTAACTAGATTAGATGGCAGGATTCTAAAAGAACCATCACCTATTATAGTTATTACTGCTTTGAATGAAAGTGCAGTAAATGTTATGTTAAGATGCTGGGTCTTAATTGATAATTATTGGGATGTAAATTATTACTTATATAAAACAATCAAGACTAATTTTGAAGAGCAGGGAATTTCAATTCCTTATCCACAACGTAACGTGAATTTAAAAATTCTGCACGACCCGACCGAACTAGTGAAGTTAAGTAATCAAGCAAATAAATAATTTATAAATTATATAGCAAGTTAAGATGATTTTCGTAAATGTCTTTTACTGATTGATAAGTTTTTCTAAAAGTAGGGAAAGTACCTATAATATCTATGTGATTCCATGTGTCTTTAACACCCAGATAGTTCCAAATACCTGAAGTAACTCCTTCTTTGTCAGAAAAATAAATTTGTTTTTGCTGAAATGGGCCTTGCATACTTATAGTATTTACCATTCCATCATTATCTAACCAATTTTCATCTATATTAATTTTACCGGCAATATTTTGAGTAAAACAACCAATTGCTGCTGTTGGTAAATCTAAAATATTAAAAAATGAATATTTGCAATTGTTAAAAGGATTAGTAATATGTGTTGATTTAGTACCTAAAGCAAAATAATAAACATTAGAATATATTTTTTCTGTTTCATTAAATTCTAAAGCACCTTCAGGACTTAAATCCCATTTACTAATATCTTTTGTACTAAATGCTTTTGAATTAAGAACTTTATTAAAATAATTGGAAAAAGATTCATGCCTATCTCTAGATAATCCCCAATGATCGAGTTTAAAGTCATAAAAAGAATTTTGGGTAATTCCAACTGCTGCGCTAAAAAAAGAAAAAAGAGTTTGGAGAGTTGGGACAAAGACATCTAAGATATTTGTTAGAGAAGTTCCATTATTAGGGGTTGAAATTGTTGTTAAACTAAATACCCAATCTTTGTTTCCAGAAAAAAGTTCATTTCTATTAGCTTGAAAAGTACTTACTTCCTCAGGTGAACCTTCTTTCAATAGTTTAAGAAAAACTCGAATGGTTTGCCCACCTTGACTATGCCCTAACAAATGTATTTTATGAGTCTCATCCCAATTTGCCAAAAGTGGGGTTTGATAACATTTCCCATATCTAGCATGTCCAAATTTTTTAGAATGATACTCTCCATAATCAGCACATGTTCCTTTAAGTTGAGCATATAATTCAATGGCTCTATCATAATTAGAACTTAATGGCCCAACAGAAGCACTTACTACATGAAAATCTTTTGTTTTTAAATCTTCTTGCAAATCATTTAATCCACCCCAATAGTAGAATCCTTTCATTTCTTGTCGACCCCAACCTGTTAGACCATGAACAAAAACTACGGGTAGATGATTTTTTGCAAAACATTTGTTTTGGATAAAAAAAGATAAAAGCAGTAAATAGACAAAAAAACGTTCCATATAGCTTCCCTCTAAAATGAATCCTCTTTGCAAGGAGAGTTTTAGTCATTATTGTGAAAAAATTGTATCATTACAGTATCTTGAATATTTTTGTGTTTCAAGAATGGAAAATTAATATTTTTTGTTTTTTTCAAGCTCAGATAGATTTCCTGTTATTTCAATAAAACTTTGCTTATTTTTATTTTTGCTCCTTTTAATTTTTTTTGTAATTGAATATTTTTAAAGTTATTTAAAAAAATATAATTTCTTTTTGTTTAATAAGAATGTATTAAAAAAATATTTTTATTTGTATTAAGAAATTTTAGAAATGAAACAGGAATAAAAATTTTTTCAAAATTAAATAAAATATAAAACATCTCAGTTTTCCAGTTCAACTTTTTTGTGCCCTACATATTTGTCAAATATTTTTCATTTGGTTAAATCTTTTCCCAATAGATCTTGAATATTCAATATGTCTTTGCCAGAATAAAACTTAGGTTACTTACTTAAATACTTTTTTTTAAAGGAAAATTGATTATGGATCCTCGCCCTGCTCGTATGCCATGGCTTTCTCCTTATCTTGCAGTAAGAAATCTAGAAAGAACGGCTGATTTTTATACAAAAGCGTTTGGTTTTAAAGTAAAAGGAATGAAGGACCAACATGGGAATATTAACCATATAAATGTTTTTCACAAGAATACAGTCATTTGTATGTTGCATCCAGAAAATGCGATGGGAAGTCCTGCAAGAGCGCCTGCATCTTTAAATATTACAGCTTCGCAATCGTTTTATGTTTTTGTTGATAATGTAGACAAAATATACGAAAAAGCAGTTGCTAGTGGTTGCAGAAGTACTGTTTCACCAGAAGATTTTTACTGGGGAGACAGAATGTGTACTGTAATTGATTTAGATGGATATTCATGGTCATTTGCTAAAGAAATAAAGAAGCCAAAAGCTAAAGCAAAAAAGAAAAAAGCGACGACAGCTAAGAAAAAGAAAACTTCTAGCAAAAAAAGCCCTGCAAAATCTACGAAGAAAAAAGTTACAAAGAAAAAAGTAACGAAGAGAAAAACAAAAAAGTAACTTAATTAAGAAAATTGTTTTTTTCTTAAGAATTGGTAACGTGATTCAAAAAGATTACTTAATTGAAATGGACTTAGTTTATTAAATTGTTTAAACCATTCTTGTGCATTAAATTGAGCAGGAAAGTTTGGGATGTTTTTAAAAGATTTTTTCTCAAAATGATATTTAAAGCCACCATGTGTAATTTCTTTTCCAGATTTTTGATCAAATGTTAGAACAACACAAGTAACTTCATTACAATCACAATCTGGATTTACGCAATATAAATCATCTAAAGCAAAAACTTGTTTTTCATGAAAACGCTCAATAGCGCCTGCGTATGGAAAAATTGCTTGGAAAGGAACTAATGATGCTTTCTTTTGTTTAGGTGGAATTTTTTCTTCCCAGTTTGAATCAGCTAAGTTTGGGATAAAACTGATAAAAGGCTGTTTCAAATGTGGATTAAGGTTCCCATGTGCTAATTTTTCAAAAGTGGATTTAAATTCTGCTTTTTCTTTTTCTGTTAACTTTACTATTTCACTATCAGAAACATTTATATTTCCATTGCCCTTAGCATCTAAGGTCGTTTGTAATGAGCGGCAATCGAGAATTTCAGTTAAATTAAGGTTAAAAATGTCAAATTTTAAAGTCAAACCAAGTATTTTTGCATTTTCGTTAGACTCATCTCCCTTTAAACTTGCTAAAAGCTTTGCTCTGAACTGATTTCTAAATGGGGTCAGTTTTACAACCAAAGTGCATTCTTTTGCTGCATTATAGGCATCATCTTTAGTTTCAACCTGTTTTTGAAGCATTAAGACAGATTCAACCGAAAAATATTGTTCATTCCAGTAAAGTCTATTCGCTTCGTTAGCCTCTAAATTTAATTGCATATAATATGGTTGTTGCATGCTGTGAGCTCCTAATTAACACAAAATCATGGATTAACAAAATTAAATCCTTTGAGCAAGTTGCCTTAACATAAAGCTCCGCATGGACATAGAACTATTCTGGAATTTTTCATATAAAAATTCAATCTGGTCTGTATCAGATTCTAAACCTATAATGTATAAAAGTGGGATGAAATGTTCTTCTGTTGGAACGGAAAGTTTAGCATTTTTGCCAAATATTCTTCTATATTTTATGATAGTATTATGGTCTTTATTTTCTAACGCACTTTTAATTTTTTCATCAAAAGAAGTTGCCCATTCAGGACTAGGTGCCGAAATGTCTTGAGAAAATGAGAAAAATGAATGGACGATGTTCCCACTGCCTATAAATAAAATTTTTTCATTTCTGAAAGGTCTTAAAATTTTTCCAATTTCATAATGCTGATTTAGTTTCAAATCTAAATTTTGGCTAATAAGAACTACAGGAATATCAGCTGATGGAAATAAATGAATTAAAATACTCCATGCGCCATGATCTATTCCTCTTTTTTCATCTAATATGGGAGCAAAATCTTTTAATTCATTTTTTAATCGCTCTGCTAAATCAGGATTTCCTGGTGGAGAGTAAACAACATTGGAAAGCTCACTAGGGAAGCCTGAAAAATCATAGATAGTTTTTAATTTATGTGAATGAGAAATAAATAAACCTTCAGTTCTCCAATGCGCAGAAAAACAAACAATAGAACTTATGTTATTTTTTAATGAATTTCCAATTTCATTTAATTTAATAGAAAAATCACTTTTTTCAATTGCATTCATAGGGCTTCCATGCGCTATAAATAAACAAGGAGTGTTTTCATTTTGCATTTTTTATCCTTTTAAGTAATTTTAAATAAAGAGATTTTATCAGAAATAAAGAAGAATAAACTTGCAATAATTTGACATATTAAATAATCACAGAATTGTATTATTTGTCATATCGAGGATCGTATGGATAAAAAAATTTATCTTCTAGGAATTATTTCTTTATTAAGTGCAGTAGAATTTAAAAGTTATTCGCAAAGTATATTTCAAAATCCTGATAAAAATAGAAGTTTACCGCCGGTTGATCTTGTTCCTGAAGCAAATAAAGGAGTAACAATAAAAGAACAACTTGGGAAAAAAATTGATTTAAATATAAAATTTATTGATCAAAATGGAAATCCTAGAACACTAAAAAATTTGACCGAGAAAGGCAAACCAATTTTATTAACTCTAAACTACTATAGATGCGTTAGTTTATGTAGCGTACAGCTATTAAATTTGGCAAAAACATTAAAGGAATTAAATTGGCCAGTAGGGAAAGACTTTACAGTTTTAACAGTAAGTTTTGATCCTAAAGATACTTATCATGATGCAAAAAAGAAACAAATTGAATATCTAGATAAATTAGGTCAAGATCATGCTGAATGGAATTTTTTTGTTGGCGATAGTAAAAGTATTGAGACGATTACTAAAGATGTAGGATTTTATTATAAGTTCATTCCTGAAAATAATGAGTATTCACATACTGCAGCAATTTTTTTTATAGCGCCAGATGGAACAATTACTCGTTACGTTTATGGAATTTCTTATAAAGTAAATGATGTGAAGTTTTCTTTAATGGATGCGTCGCAAGGAAAAATTGGCTCAACTACTGACAGATTTCTTTTATTTTGTTGTTACTATGATCCTAATGCAGGCGCATACACCGGGTTTGCTATGGGTTTTATGCGAGTTGTTGGAATTTGTATGATATCTTTTTTACTTATATTAATTTTTGTATATTATAGAAAAAGAAAGTATAATTTAATAAAAATGAATTATAAGGAATAATTATGTTTGAAATTAGAAAAAGTAAAGATAGAGGTTCTGCAAATTATGATTGGCTAAATACAAAATTTACTTTTTCTTTTAATGGTTATTATGATCCAAAATTCTTGGGTTTCCGTTCTTTAAAAGTAATAAATGAAGATTTTATTAAAGGTGCAGGAGGATTTCCTTTTCATGAGCATAAAAATATGGAAATTATTACATATTTAGTTAAGGGTATATTAGAACATAAAGATACTTTAGGAAATAGTGCCA of Pigmentibacter sp. JX0631 contains these proteins:
- a CDS encoding class III extradiol ring-cleavage dioxygenase, whose amino-acid sequence is MQNENTPCLFIAHGSPMNAIEKSDFSIKLNEIGNSLKNNISSIVCFSAHWRTEGLFISHSHKLKTIYDFSGFPSELSNVVYSPPGNPDLAERLKNELKDFAPILDEKRGIDHGAWSILIHLFPSADIPVVLISQNLDLKLNQHYEIGKILRPFRNEKILFIGSGNIVHSFFSFSQDISAPSPEWATSFDEKIKSALENKDHNTIIKYRRIFGKNAKLSVPTEEHFIPLLYIIGLESDTDQIEFLYEKFQNSSMSMRSFMLRQLAQRI
- a CDS encoding VOC family protein, producing MDPRPARMPWLSPYLAVRNLERTADFYTKAFGFKVKGMKDQHGNINHINVFHKNTVICMLHPENAMGSPARAPASLNITASQSFYVFVDNVDKIYEKAVASGCRSTVSPEDFYWGDRMCTVIDLDGYSWSFAKEIKKPKAKAKKKKATTAKKKKTSSKKSPAKSTKKKVTKKKVTKRKTKK
- a CDS encoding mechanosensitive ion channel family protein, which codes for MQFNKIHLELFWAFAINVFFSVISIVVIYFLTKWFIYFVKKTNEKVQKIDPTLLPITLTVIKYASFVVCVLVILNIFGANTNGIIAFLGAAGVGVALALKETLQNIASGIMLIFLRPFQVNDYIESNTNIGTVQEINLFTTTLKTPDGLFLFVPNSLLWNSSIKNFTRNGTRRLDINVSISYESDAEKAREIILNLTRLDGRILKEPSPIIVITALNESAVNVMLRCWVLIDNYWDVNYYLYKTIKTNFEEQGISIPYPQRNVNLKILHDPTELVKLSNQANK
- a CDS encoding SCO family protein yields the protein MDKKIYLLGIISLLSAVEFKSYSQSIFQNPDKNRSLPPVDLVPEANKGVTIKEQLGKKIDLNIKFIDQNGNPRTLKNLTEKGKPILLTLNYYRCVSLCSVQLLNLAKTLKELNWPVGKDFTVLTVSFDPKDTYHDAKKKQIEYLDKLGQDHAEWNFFVGDSKSIETITKDVGFYYKFIPENNEYSHTAAIFFIAPDGTITRYVYGISYKVNDVKFSLMDASQGKIGSTTDRFLLFCCYYDPNAGAYTGFAMGFMRVVGICMISFLLILIFVYYRKRKYNLIKMNYKE